The proteins below come from a single Triticum aestivum cultivar Chinese Spring chromosome 5D, IWGSC CS RefSeq v2.1, whole genome shotgun sequence genomic window:
- the LOC123126294 gene encoding mucin-1, whose amino-acid sequence MMALPRAAALLLLLLVVVVAAPLLCAAQSPISQPPSSGAPTASPLLRPDADSEDGDNGSAVPPSLAPVAALSPGEDKAAAASPPAPTETSPAEAPSSAHSPAPSPSLHSAASAPSPAPAADKGGDDDDYSGKKKGQAPAPAPAAMEVKADTGAEAQPQKGAEGREEMNGGKKAGVVVGVFSAAAVLCLAGVVYRKRQANIRRSRYADYSARLELV is encoded by the coding sequence ATGATGGCATTGCCTCGCGCGGCCgccctgctgctcctcctcctcgtggtggtggtggcggcgccgcTGCTGTGCGCCGCGCAGAGCCCCATCTCGCAGCCGCCGTCGTCCGGGGCGCCCACCGCGTCCCCGCTCCTCCGCCCCGACGCCGACTCCGAAGACGGCGACAACGGATCCGCTGTGCCCCCCTCCCTTGCCCCTGTCGCCGCGCTCTCCCCTGGCGAggacaaggcggcggcggcgtcccctCCGGCGCCCACCGAGACGTCCCCCGCCGAGGCCCCCTCCTCCGCGCACTCGCCGGCGCCGTCGCCGTCCCTGCACTCGGCCGCCTCCGCCCCATcccccgcgcccgccgccgacaagggaggcgacgacgacgattacagcgggaagaagaaggggcaGGCCCCGGCGCCCGCCCCGGCGGCGATGGAGGTGAAGGCCGACACCGGCGCCGAGGCCCAGCCGCAGAAGGGCGCGGAGGGGCGCGAGGAGATGAACGGCGGGAAGAAGGCCGGCGTGGTGGTGGGCGTGttctcggcggcggcggtgctgtgCCTGGCCGGCGTGGTGTACCGGAAGCGGCAGGCCAACATCCGGCGGTCCAGGTACGCCGACTACTCGGCGCGCCTCGAGCTCGTCTGA